The Chamaesiphon minutus PCC 6605 DNA window GAGCTAACAACTATTCCCATCCTGCTGATCGATAGCATTACGGGGAAATATCTGATTGATCGCGAAAATGACCGAGGACAGCTAAGGTTATCATCTCTTACCATTAAAAGTATCCAACTAAAAACTTTTAATGCCTTCGCTTTTCATCCAGACGAAACAAGTTTACTAAATGCGGTAAATCAAGCCCTGCCTCTAATTCCATGTATTGAAACAACAAAGGTATATACTAAAAATGAAAAATAATAAGCCAAATCATCTCGTTAGTATCATATCGGAGATGGAAAAATCGGTTATAAATGAACACGACATACAGCACAAGTTAAATCACTACCTTGTAAAACATAAGCAATTAATACAATTCAGTGAAATTTTTCATTTTGTGCGCTATGACTTTTGCAGATTGAATTTTATAGTTGGAGCTAGATGTCTTAATGATGAAATTTTGTGGGCGGGTTTAGCCAGAAATCTTATGGAAGAGTTAGGTGGAAAAAGTGGGATCAGTCACAATCAACTCTATCGCAACTTCCTCAAATCCATTGGAACTAAACCAGAAGCAGAATTACAATGTCCTGCCTTCGCGCGAGATTTTAACGATAGCTGGGAAGAATTTGCTAGAAATGCACCGCTGATTGAGGCTTTAGCGGCGATTGCCATTTATGAAATATTTGATGTCCCAGATTATCAGATGCTATTAGAACTGCTAGAACAAGCGAAAGTACCGGAAGAAGGACTAATATTCTTCAGGGTTCATGCTAACGCACATCATTTTGCAATGTTTGAAGATACGGTAGCTTGGATACTTACTCAAGAAGGCGGACAAGAAGCATTTGATCGAGCGCAGTACTTTGTATTTGAGACTCAAAGAAAGATGTGGATTGGCTTAACAGAATGCCTCGAAACAAAACAACTAGTAGCCGCCAATTAAAATCTAAAACTGGAGAGATCGAATGTTGAAAAAATCACTGCTCAGATATGTATTGATAGGGTTGTCCCTATTTAGCGTACTCATCTTTAATTTAGCTGGCTGCACAAATAGTAATGTTACACCGCCCACGGCTACCGCTAGTGCCTCTGTCATGGATCGGGTGGCAACCGATAGTAAGGTTAAAATTGGCTACTTAGTCTTCCCGCCAGCGATTACTAAAAATCAAACTAGTGGAGAACTTGGCGGACATCTGATCGACACCATCAAAGAGATTGCGCGACTCAGTAAATGGACTCCTGAATTTGTCGAAACAGATTGGGCAGGGTTTACTACTGGATTAGATTCCGGTCGGTTTGATATCTCCGTCGTCCCTACTTTTGTGACAGTACCCAGAGCATTATCGATATATTTTACTAAGCCCCTATTCTTCGCTGGCAACAGTGCGATCGTCCGTGCGGGTGAAACTAAAATTACCACCCTCACCAGCATCGATAAACCCGAAATTAGAGTCGCCGTCACCCAAGGAGAAGCAGGGGATGAATACGCCAAGGCGAATTTTAAAAAAGCGAAGATTACCAGCTTTCCAGGGAGCGATCAATCTGCTGCCTTTCAAGCCGTAGTTGCTGGACGCGCTGATATTGCCCTGGGCGATGCCTATGCTACCGCCCAGTTTGCTAAAGCTAATGCCGCTAAGGTAAAAGATCTATTTGCCGCTAATCCCTACAACCTCACCCCCGTATCCTGGGCAGTGAAGAAGGGTGACGACAAATTACTCAATTTCCTCAATAGCAGCATCGAAGCCCTCGATTATCAAGGTCGTTTGCGCGAATTCGAGCAAAAAGCAGGTGCTAACTGGCTCCACCCCAAAAAAGTCTTGGAATTCACTAAAGGCTAAAACCTCATGGGTTGGAATTTTGCGGTCATGTGGAATAGTTTCTTACCCCTGTGCCTTGCCATGCTCACCACCATTTGGATTAGCATTGGCACGATTGTGCTGGGCACGATTTTAGGGGTGCTGTTGGGGATTCTATCCCTCACCTCAAATCAATTTGCCTCCAAACTAGCACAGGCATTTATCGAACTATTCCTCGCCTTACCAGCCCTAGTGATTCTCGTCTGGCTCTACTACAGTTTGCCACTGATTTTCCCTGGCTTTATCTTGAGCGGCGATGCCTGCGCTGTGCTTGGGTTGGGATTGAGTTTATCCGCCTTCGTTGCCGACATCATCCGAGGTGGCATCAATGCCATCCCCCCAGGGGAAATAGAAGTAGCCTACTGTACCGGAATGTCTCGACTCCAAGCAATCCGCTATATCCTGATTCCCCAAGTCCTCCAGCGATCTTGGCTACCGCTGATGGGGCAATATATTACCACCTACAAATTTTCGACCCTGGCATCAGTCATCGCCGTCCCCGAAATCCTGCATACAGCCAATGCAATCATCGCTCAAACCTATCGCCCACTAGAGATTTACTCGATCGTCGCCTTCATGTTCGTCATCACAATTATGCCGCTCAACCTGCTCCTCCGCAGACTTCAGCGCGTGAGCAACCTCGGTGGCATGGAGAAAATTTAGTCCCTATGGCAGAAGTACTCCTCCGGCTCGAAAACATCCAAAAAAGAATCGCTGGCAATACGATTCTCGATAACGTTAGTTTGACACTCGATCGTGGTGAAAGTCTGCTAATTCGCGGTAAAAGCGGCTGCGGCAAAACCACCCTACTCAGATGTATCGCCCTCCTAGAACCGATCGATCGCGGTCAAATTCTGTTCGATGGCAAGGTAGTATCTGAGAAGGGTATGCTCGATCGCACCAAGCACAAGCCCGAAATCGGCATGGTATTCCAGCAACTCTATCTATGGCCGCATCTAACCGTCTTAGATAATGTCTCCCTCCCCCTCCATCTACGCCAAGGCGGACACAAAAAAATAGCTGATGGACTCGCGATCGAAAAACTATCCCAACTCGGCGTAATCGGCAAAGAAACCGCCTATCCCCATCAACTCTCAGGCGGACAAAGACAGCGAGTCGCCCTAGCCAGAGCCTTAGTCCATTCCCCAAGTCTCCTCCTCCTCGATGAAATCACCGCCAACCTAGATCCCGAAACCGCCAGCATCGTCCTCGAACTCGTCGAAAAAATTATTCTCTCCGGTACCACCGTCATCATGATTTCCCACCTACCCGTCACATCCCCAGTCTGGATGTACGAACTAAACGCCAGCAACTGGACGTTGGAAAAAAGACAACAGCACAATAGCTGAAATTAATAGATCTGCGGAACACTCTCTCCCCCTCCCCAACGATATAGCTGAGTTTCCCTAAATCCGCGTAATACTAGTTGACAAAGGTGTGTAACGGCAATTTTACTGCCATTCCAAGACATGTTCGGCTACTGTTGGACGGTTGAGGTAGTAATTTATCGACATCCCAGCTTCGTAACATGACACTTCTGGAAGCTAGAATGGGTAAGCTTACTAGAGAAACCGCTTAAATTGCTTAGTTAAGTACACATTACTTCTCAATTCCCAAGGCTATGTGTAAAATTGAGATAGGTCAACACTTTATCAAAAAATATATATTTCATGACGATACATGGTAAACCTCTCCTTATCTGTGGCATATTTTAAGTCATGGATATCATTCGTGACATAGGCTTATAGCCATTTTATATATCAACCAGTCCGATCTAGATCTTATTAAATTAGTAGATATGTTCTTACACACTAAGCTTGAACGGTTTCCCATAGATGAACAATGACATTCTCTAATCCACCGATTGTTGAAGCTATATTCCATGTCGTTGTAGAACGTGACAGTGAATTTAACAATGAAAAATTGAATGATTATGCTAAACACATTACAGAAGGCTTTCCTGCTTTCGATCGACAAGAACAAAGATTTCTAAAAAATGACATATCATTTCATTCTGACGATCCACACAACATAACTTCTTCTATTAGCAATATTTTACAAGGATATCTTTTAGCATCCAATGATAACCCCAGAGTTATTCAAGCTAATATAGACAACTTCTCCTTTAGTAAATTGCCTCCTTATGGAACATGGGAATCATTCTACAAAGAAGCAAATGAATTCTGGGAGAAATACGCTGAGATAACTTCAGTTGATCGAGTCAAACGCCTTGGATTACGCTATCTAAATCGGATTGAAATTCCTTTTGACAATAGATCTTTTAAGTTACGAGAATACATCAAGATATTCCCTGAAGTCACTGATGATTTATCAGTAACAATTTCTGGACACTTTATGCAAATGTCTCTTGACTCTGAGCTTTATAAACCGTCCAGAGCGATTGTAAATCAAGCAGTTGGCAATGTAGGCGATATGAAGTCCACTCCTTTAATATTTGATGTTGAAGTTTTTCAAGATGTAGACCTTACGCATCAAAACAATTCCAAAGAAATAGAATCAATTTTTATTAATAACTTACGAATATTCAAGAATAGTATATTCTTGAATAGTATCACTGAAAAATCACAGGAGCTTTTCAAATGATAGTTTCAGAACGTCAAACCATCGCAAAAAGTCCTATTCAAACAGTAACAAAATCAGGTAGTTACAATGTTATTGCAAGCTCTAGCAAAGGTGAAAGCTGCGAATACAAGCGAGTTGAAGCACAGATAAAGTGTCAAGATCGTACTGAGGTTGCTCACGTACTTGAAAGTCCTGATGTTGCTGAATTAGAAAAAAGAGCAGAGGATTTAAGAGACTTATTACTTGAAAATCGTACTGCTTTGTCAGAGCAGGAAATGCGTCTACTCAAAGGACTTTTTAATAGTAACAAGCAACTCATTGCTCTGAACAAAAAAACATCTCCATTAATTTTAGTAGCATTAGCAAGTCTTTTAGAGCCACTAATTGAAAATCCTGCCTATGCTCAAGACATAGAGTCTATCGTCAAGAGCTTACTAAAATCACCATCAACAAGTTTAAGATATGCTGCTCTAGACATTATCACTGCTGGATTAGGAATAGTTCCTGTTGCAGATTCATTACTAAAAGAAGCGAAAATATTGCTAAAAAATGAAGAGCCTGGGTATGTTCTCGAATACTTGGAGTCTCTTTAATTTGTGGAGCAATTTCTTTATTATCGAAGTTTGAGTAAAAGTGCAGATATCTGGAGAAAGGGGAAAAAAATCAAAGCTTTTCCCCCTGATGTTGAAAAAGAGACATACTTGAGCCACATGACAATGGGAAAAGGATTTCCTTCGATATGGATGTCATCAAACAATGAAGATCTAGAAAGAATTGCTCTTGGGCTTATGCTATGCAAAGGAAGTCTTGACAGGATAGAATTTGTCGGATTAAATCTATGCTGTTTTGAAAAAACACAAGTCAAAATTATCCAATCTTCTAATCCTCAATTTCCATTACCTTCGGTTGGCAATCTTCATCATGAATTACACAGCTATAATGACGACAATATTACCGAATCAATTGAAATATTCCTACATTGCAATGGAAAGATCGAGAAATTTCCAAAAGTCTCGAATTCAGACACAGAGACAAGTATGCTAAATATAGCAAAGAAGTATATCGATGAAATAAGTGGTGAAGTTTATATAAAGAAAGCTAGGGACTGGATTGAAAAATACGGAAAATCTCAAGTAACTGGGAATTAAAAAAGACAGTTGAATTAAATGGAGTTATTTCTCGATCTACTATAGACGTTAGTAGATCTAGGACAAATCCTCTTCGATGGCAAAGTAGTATCAGAAAAAGGTGGACTCGATCGCGCCAAGCACAAACCAGAAATTGGCATGGTATTCCAGCAACTCTACCTATGACCACATCTAACCGTCTTAGATAATGTCTCCCTCCCCCTCCATCTACGCCAAGGCGGACACAAAAAAATAGCTGATGGACTCGCGATCGAAAAACTATCCCAACTCGGCGTAATCGGCAAAGAAACCGCCTATCTCCATCAACTCTCATGCGGACAAAGACAGCGAGTCGCCCTAGCCAGAGCCTTAGCTCATTCCCCTAGCCTTCTGCTCCTCGATGAAATCATCGCCAACCTAGATCCCGAAACCGCCAGCGTCGTCCTCGAACTCGTCGAGAAAATTATCCTTTCCGGTACCACTTTCATCATGATTTCCCACCTACCCGTCACATCTCCAGTCTGGATGTACGAACTAAACGCCACCAACTGGACAGTGGAAACAAGGCAACAGCATCAAGAATTTGAGAATCGATGAATTAGCCTATCCAGGCATGGCAATTATCCCTGAAGGAGGGCGGATATTGAAATTCGTCGAAATCACCCAACAAGGCATCAGCATCGTGTTAGTAGAACAAAAGATTCATCCGAGTTTTATTAAGTGACAGCGACATTGGCAATCGCCTCCCCTGTCACCGATCCGGAGAAATGAGAGTACGATATCGCGCTTTTTCGCTTTATAGTTATTTTAATCAAGAATGATACAACTACCGTTCGCTCGAACCGCTGTTGACAATGGATTGAGCGAATCAGGCTGTCTCAAACTTATTTGGAATGACTGTACCAAGGCAAAATAGCGATGCTGACAGCATCAACCCATCATCAATCTGATATCTTTGAGCAACTTATACATAGTCAGTGGCGATGCTGGAAATGGCTCGAACCCAAAATGACCATAAAACTTGCCCGCACTCTCATCTTTAGCATGAACCAGAATCGCCCTAATTCCAGCAATGTCAGCGGCATCTACGGTTCGACGCAAAGCATCCAACAATAAACCCTGTCCTAGCTTTTGCCCTTGAAAACGATTATCTACAGCCAACCGCGCCAAGATCATCACAGGAATCGGGTAACGTGCCAACCGCTTGATAGAACCTATACAAATCTAGACAAGCTAGATTGATGTCTACTTCCTACTTCAACGGGGGCATCGGAGCGGCTATCCCTCTGTAGGCTTCCAGGCGCAAGCTGCACCCAGTATAGTGTTTAGGCTACT harbors:
- a CDS encoding GNAT family N-acetyltransferase; the encoded protein is MARYPIPVMILARLAVDNRFQGQKLGQGLLLDALRRTVDAADIAGIRAILVHAKDESAGKFYGHFGFEPFPASPLTMYKLLKDIRLMMG
- a CDS encoding amino acid ABC transporter permease — encoded protein: MGWNFAVMWNSFLPLCLAMLTTIWISIGTIVLGTILGVLLGILSLTSNQFASKLAQAFIELFLALPALVILVWLYYSLPLIFPGFILSGDACAVLGLGLSLSAFVADIIRGGINAIPPGEIEVAYCTGMSRLQAIRYILIPQVLQRSWLPLMGQYITTYKFSTLASVIAVPEILHTANAIIAQTYRPLEIYSIVAFMFVITIMPLNLLLRRLQRVSNLGGMEKI
- a CDS encoding iron-containing redox enzyme family protein; the protein is MKNNKPNHLVSIISEMEKSVINEHDIQHKLNHYLVKHKQLIQFSEIFHFVRYDFCRLNFIVGARCLNDEILWAGLARNLMEELGGKSGISHNQLYRNFLKSIGTKPEAELQCPAFARDFNDSWEEFARNAPLIEALAAIAIYEIFDVPDYQMLLELLEQAKVPEEGLIFFRVHANAHHFAMFEDTVAWILTQEGGQEAFDRAQYFVFETQRKMWIGLTECLETKQLVAAN
- a CDS encoding substrate-binding periplasmic protein, coding for MLKKSLLRYVLIGLSLFSVLIFNLAGCTNSNVTPPTATASASVMDRVATDSKVKIGYLVFPPAITKNQTSGELGGHLIDTIKEIARLSKWTPEFVETDWAGFTTGLDSGRFDISVVPTFVTVPRALSIYFTKPLFFAGNSAIVRAGETKITTLTSIDKPEIRVAVTQGEAGDEYAKANFKKAKITSFPGSDQSAAFQAVVAGRADIALGDAYATAQFAKANAAKVKDLFAANPYNLTPVSWAVKKGDDKLLNFLNSSIEALDYQGRLREFEQKAGANWLHPKKVLEFTKG
- a CDS encoding TIGR04255 family protein, which codes for MTFSNPPIVEAIFHVVVERDSEFNNEKLNDYAKHITEGFPAFDRQEQRFLKNDISFHSDDPHNITSSISNILQGYLLASNDNPRVIQANIDNFSFSKLPPYGTWESFYKEANEFWEKYAEITSVDRVKRLGLRYLNRIEIPFDNRSFKLREYIKIFPEVTDDLSVTISGHFMQMSLDSELYKPSRAIVNQAVGNVGDMKSTPLIFDVEVFQDVDLTHQNNSKEIESIFINNLRIFKNSIFLNSITEKSQELFK
- a CDS encoding ATP-binding cassette domain-containing protein, whose amino-acid sequence is MAEVLLRLENIQKRIAGNTILDNVSLTLDRGESLLIRGKSGCGKTTLLRCIALLEPIDRGQILFDGKVVSEKGMLDRTKHKPEIGMVFQQLYLWPHLTVLDNVSLPLHLRQGGHKKIADGLAIEKLSQLGVIGKETAYPHQLSGGQRQRVALARALVHSPSLLLLDEITANLDPETASIVLELVEKIILSGTTVIMISHLPVTSPVWMYELNASNWTLEKRQQHNS